The sequence below is a genomic window from Polynucleobacter sp. MWH-UH19D.
TTTACTAATATTTTTAATGTGACGTCTGTTTTACAGCAGGATCATAACCACCATGTGACCAAGGGTTACAGCGCAATACCCTCCAGGTTGCCAACGCAATGCTTTTGACAAAACCGTAGTGATTAAAGCAATCACACGCATACTGGGAGCATGTTGGCACGTATTTACAGCGTGCGCCCAAATATGGGCTTACTACTATTTGATAAAGCCTAATGAGTTTAGTTGCAGCAGTGTTGAGAATGCGCACTTAAATAAGCTCCGCCACCCGCGAACGAAGGAAATCTTTTTCTTTTTTTCTGAGCCTGCCGCGCGTTTGTTGACCAATTGGTTTTTTAAGCTTAACAACGACGTCTTTATTTAAGCCCTTCGACTGTGCCGCCCAAACCAGGTTACGAACCA
It includes:
- the yidD gene encoding membrane protein insertion efficiency factor YidD; amino-acid sequence: MRILNTAATKLIRLYQIVVSPYLGARCKYVPTCSQYACDCFNHYGFVKSIALATWRVLRCNPWSHGGYDPAVKQTSH
- the rnpA gene encoding ribonuclease P protein component; protein product: MYWGLYSGDVANNANPDLGLAVAKKLVKRAVDRNRLKRMVRNLVWAAQSKGLNKDVVVKLKKPIGQQTRGRLRKKEKDFLRSRVAELI